DNA sequence from the Rattus rattus isolate New Zealand chromosome 2, Rrattus_CSIRO_v1, whole genome shotgun sequence genome:
gggcCCTGTAGCTTTTCCTAGGCATCCAGACAAGAAACCCGACCCTCAGGATGTAGAATGTGCTGAAGTTAGAAAAGAAGCTAGGTCTGCATTGTGGGCATGGTAagacaagcctttaatcccagcgctcaggaggcaaggtgggtggatctctgtgcactCTAGGCCAGCTTGTTGGAAATAAGTAGTTAGGGCTGCACCGAGACCCTGTCATCAAAGCGGGAGGGGACGGTCTACTTTTGCCAGGTGTGATGGttcacacttgtgatcccagctctctgaggcaggaggatcccagagAGTTGAAGGCCAGTTGTGTTGGTACACATCTGGACTCTCAGCCTTGGGAGGTGAAGgggcatcaggagttcaagaccttcctcagctacatagcaagtttgaggccaccctgtgCTTGACCCCAAGTGGTATCAAAGCCCTTAAAAAagtggctgagtggttaagagcacccgctgctcttccggaggaccccaGGTCAATGCTCACAGCTGTCTGACTCCACATCcaagggacccaatgccctcttctggtatgttaaaaaaaaaaaaaaaaaaaaaaaaaaaaaaaaacaggcaaagtAAGGTaatatgcacctttaatcccggcagagggaggtggatctctttgagtttgaggccatcctggtctacatagtgagtttcagggcagccaaggctacacaaagtaAGTCTATCTGGAAACAAAAAACACGGGAGATTGCCGGGAAAGCAAGTACGGCCATGTTTGTGGGACTTGTGTGAAGCCTCTGGCTCGAAGGCCTCTGCTGGGCCCCAAGccacacccctccccatcccagctACATTTCTGTGCCCTGCCCCACCTACTCATCTCTCCACTGGGTCCCACTGTGCGGAGGACCTCTCTGTGCCAATAGAGCAGGGAGTGGATTGCAGCGGAGAGCTGCCCCGGGGTCCCTGGGGACCAGAGGTAAAGGAAGTATATCAGACAAACTCCTGAAGCCTCAGCCAAAACCAGGTTTTCTATGGCCCTCCTGGCAGGACCGGTGGGGGCGGCTTGAAACTTGGGGCCCTGGATCTGTGTCCTGCCGAAACTGTGGACATCCGCGGGTGGGCGGGGCATGAGGCAAACTGACTATTTAGACTCAGGAATTCCACGGGAAGATCCTAAAGACCCGCCTCCTGTGGGAAGTCGGCCTCTCTGGACAGGACTGCCCCCTCCCCATCAGCTGTCTTTGCGTTCTTCTCACCCTCACTCCTCCGCACCCTACCCTCACCACCCCACCAAATGTCTTCCGAAAGGTGTTTGCCTAGTTCCAGGGGAGAATCAGCCCTCGCAAGGGTTTCCAGCTACTCAGACATCCTCACTCTCCACCCTCCTCAGGGCCCCATCCAGCccagccctccccccaccaaccTGGGCCAAGTGGGGGAGGGAACCCGGGAACAAACTGTTCTCACATCCTCTCCTGGCCTGGGAGACATACCACCATCTCCCAACACCCCACAATTCACACGCGCACCCGCACCCGCACGCCAAACCCTGATGGCGCCTGCACTGCACCCTGTAGTCCCTTTCCCTTCTTGCCCCAGTTtttcctgcccccttcccccacttctcCTCAGCCTGCCACACTATCTCTTTGGCCTCATCTGCCTGGCACTGTCTAGATTTCTGTTGTCTGCACCCCCACACCCCTTTTTAAAGAGACGTCTCATAGCCCAGGAATGACATGTAACTCaccgtcctcctgcctcagcctccagtgcTAGAATTCTGAGCCACATGGTATGTTACCATCCTGGATGGCGGTCCTTACATTCTTTATTGCCTTCCAACCAAAACCCACTTCCCTCAGCCCCGTGTCTTTTGTCTGGGGGCTTTGCCTGTCCCCTTACCACATTTTGTCCCTCTGACTTTGTAAATTTTCTGCTTGTCTCTCCAAATAGCTGTCCACTTCTCCCTCCCCTGGTCTTGCCagagcctggcttttttttttttttttccttcttttagacTATTATGTCCTGGACTAGTCTTCCACCCCGTCCCGGTCCTCTTCCCTCGGAATTCCTGGGACTCTCTCACATTAGCGCATCTCCCCACAAATGAGCTTTGtcctctttttttcattcagtaaatTTGTGGCCTCAGAATCCTCTTCCTTCCTGACCATTGCCCTGGtactccactcccacccccaccccaccctgcctgtTTCCTTAAATCCCTGTGTTTTGAGACGTCCTCCAGTCCTCCACTTTTAGCCACACCCAGGACAGGGAATCCCAAGTGACAGCCAGCCCGGCTGAGGTGCAATCTCCGAACCCTAGCCTGGGAGGGGGCTGCCTTctggtctctccagccctcccctccccccaagtcttcactcccacctccctctttGAGCTGCCTCCCGCTGCAGCTGCAGCAGCCCGTTGCTATGGCAACCACAGCTGGCTGGGTGGGAgcccctccaccccatccccctcttctctccagcaAGACAGGGAGGAGCTGGGACAAAGCCAGAGGGAGGCATGGTGTAGGGGCAAAGAGGTGGGGGCCAGCCACAGTGGCTTCTACCCCAGTGAGGCCCCTTGGCTTCCCATGTTGGTGACACCCCAAGAGAGGTTAGAGATGGAAGCAGTTGTGGGCAGAGGGGTCCGGCCCAGTTTAATACACAGAACAAGTTAAttcacagcagaggcaggcaataaAGGAGACTTGGTGGCAAGGGGGGTACTCCTGGGTTGGGGGCAGACTCCCCCAgaccctccacctccccccactTGCAGTCTcaatttcccttttttaaaacccgaacaacaaacacacacaaccacgAGAAACGACCACACCTCCTTGCCACCCCCAAAATGGCTAGCgagggggggaaggaggcagcccagcctggctgggtagggaaggaaagggctgggaagggagaaagaaagaaaaaaaaacaaaaacaaaaacaaaaacaaaaaacaactgaaGTCCATTGCAATCTGTGCTTCTTCTCATTGCAGCGggctggctgcctgcctgcctgcctcacccCACCGGCCTCCCCCAGCTGCAAGCCCCAGGTCTGGCAGGCACCGGGTGGGCGCAGGGCGGGGCTCTcgaaggaggggcaggaagagttCAAAACCATGGTTCACATCATGCAGTATCCACGGTGGGTACCGGGAGGGGGCAGTGTGTGGGCACCATGCCCACCTGGCCTGGGTGTGAGGAAGGTGTGGTACCCACCTCAGATGGGAGTTGAGACAATTGCAACTCCagaaatggggtggggaggggccaTTCAGGAAACTGGTAAAGTCAGGTCCCAGCAGACACTCAGTGGCCCCCCACCCAGCCAGGCTTAGAGgaatctttgtatatattaatttcttttttttttcctttttttttcacgttttgtctttttctttagaaaaaggCTTTTTCCGTGCCACTGGCTGGCATCCACTACCCCTCTATGCCCGCCCAGAGGCGGGGTATGGCTTTGAGGGGAGCAGAAGCCTGGTGCCCACTTGTCAAGGAATGAAGATGGGGGACAGGAGGGACCCTGCTGGACCCACCCTCCCTCAGGGTAACATTCCACTTGCAGAGGGAGACCGCCTTGGCCCCTCTCTGGGCTTCACCCTATCCCTTCCACTGGGGACACCAGGCGGGAAGAGTCAGGAGCTCCAAGAGGCCAAGGATAGCACCACCCAAAGGTCCTGGAGCAGCAGAGCCAGGTCTAAGTCAGGGTGATGTAAGCGGAGGCCTTTTCTTTCAAGTGCCGGAGACAGAGGTGGCAACTCCAGCTCCCTGCGGGGGAAGCCGTGAGACAAAATTAGACTCAAGCCGATGAAGAGCGCCCCCCCCACCTGTCCCCACCCAGAGCACATGGTCTCTGCCACCAGGAAGACAATGTTCCAACCCACCCACCCCGTGTCTCACCCATCTCTTCCCTCACCTTCCGGGGGCTCCGCCATGGGAGGGCTCAGGCAGTACATGTGGTAACCCCGATCGCAGTCGTCACAGAACAGCAGCTGGTCCTGGGGGGTGAGACCCGCCCAGCTGGCACCCTGGGGGCACGGGCACCAGAAAccggggtggggggctggggcaggggctgggtcCCAGGGGCCCTTATGAGAAAACTGGCTCTGCAGTCTCTACTGTGGAGCCCACTGGCCTTGTCGGGGCTCACACAGTGTGGTCTGGATTATGTAGCTACAGAACGCTGAACGATGTTCAACTAGCCAGAGACCAACTTGGGAGCAATATATAGGTTCGAATGCTGGCCCTACAACCTTCTGAGCTTGGCGACCTCAGGCGTCATTCTCCCTCTCTGAGCTCAGTATCTTCTCTGTGTAGTGGGAACCAGAGCACCAGCCtcaagggaggctgggaggcgTCAAGGGGAAGAATATGACAAAGGAACACTAGGGACGATGGTGACCGTAATGCATGCTAATGCTGGTCACCCAGGGGTTATGAACAAGGAAGGCTTTAGGCTTCACGAGCAAAGGTGGCAGAGCCAGGCCGGAAGGGAAGCTGGGGACGTGCCCGGGAGGTGGGGCGGGCACTCACGTCATTCTCCGAGGTGCCACACAGGCTGCAGGACTTGCATTCGATGCACTGCCAGCGGTAGGTCCGCACAGCTGCGGTCATGTTCACCGTGAACTGTAAACACGAGGGATGTCCTGGGGGTTGAGGGGCAGGGAGGCCGTTAGCGGAGTCGTTGTACCTCTGGTGGCTACTGACACGTGGGGAGGTAATGGCTCTATCCTCAGCCCCGACCCAGAGGTCAAGGTGAGCTCTGCAGTGGGACCCTAACCCTGAGACCAACATCCGGAAGCTGGACTGCCGGGCAAGCAGCCGTGTGTTGGCCACCACAGTCTCCTACTCAGCCACCATGACAACCACACTCTGCTCCCCAGAACACCATGGCAACCACATTCCATTACCCACAGTGCTGTGGCAACCACGTTCTACCACCCACAACACCGTGGCCACCACAGTCTGTTAAGTATTGCGCTAGGCAGCCACATTCCAATACCCACAGCAGAGCGTCCAGCCCTCCTGTTAACCACAGCAACGTGGCAGCCGACCTCTGCCAACCAGGATGCTATGGCAACTGAGTTCCACAACAGGGTCCCCACACCTTGCTTCCCTGAAAACCAAAGGCCATCCCGCACCAGGCACCAGCAAACGAACTTCCTCTGTGTGAATCTGCTCAGCCATTCTCCCAGGGCACGAAGGCACCTGTAGCCACTGCCCACAACACCCAACGGTTACAACTACATCTCCCAGAGCCAGACGCCAACAGCCCACACGGCCTGACAGCCGTAGCTACTGCCCGCAAGTGCCCAGTGGCCAGTAGCCACAGCACTCTGCCCACAGCACATCACAGCCACAGTCCATCATCCACGCTGCTCAAGTGACCAGCCTTACTACCCAGGAGGCCTCCATGGAAAACCACACTGTATTAACCACAGTTCTACAGCACACAATCCTGCTATTCACAGCACCCAGGTGGTGCAATTGCTCCCATACCTCCGTCCCCTACCCACAATGCCTCCCTAGCTTCTCTCTACTCTCCTTGCCGGGAAAACACAAAGCCAGGGCACCTTGTACTGTTGGTTCCCACTGTGCCAGCAACCCTGCTCAGTCTCTCACAGACCCCTGCAGCAGAGGCAGCCCCTAGGACAGGCTAGGGACAGCCCCTTACTCGCCTGCCTCCCACTCCCTAAATTCAGATTCTGAGATGTCCTCCTCCCGCCCCTGATCTTCCAGAAATACGTGGTGAGTTTCACCTGATCGCCCGCAGTCCGCACAGGAGATGAGGTCCTCAGGACATCCAGTCTTCTTGGAGCCCCCCAGGCAAAAGTCACAGTAGCCATTGGGGATGACAGTGCCATCTGGTGCTTTCTTGGCTGAAAGACAGCAGGCAGCGGTGGGCACAGGACAGGTGAGGCGTGCCAGTCAAAGACTACTGCAGAAgtcggggaggagggaggtgccCCTACCTGTGTGTTTCCTCTGTGCCTCGGGGACCCAGGCCAATTCTTTGTAAAACTCTGGGGGTAGGGGGACAGAAAGGGGCTCTTACCATAGGCAAGGTCCCATCtgtccccagcctcagccccagggGCGGACCCTTGGCCCAGGCACTGGGAAGTAGCAAGAAAGCTGGGGGAGGGACAAGGAATGCTCACCAGAACCCTAACTCTTAGGATTCTATTTGGGTATGTTTTCTCTATTTGGGTAAAAGTGTGAGGATAGACATAGCCTTAGCAAGAACCCATGGCTGCTGCCACCATCGTGTGTTTGCACCCCCCAGGTAAGCTTGCCTAGGCCAACGCTTAGCCCGCAGTTCTGCAACGCCTAATCAGGAGGACATTGTTACATACAGCACAGAAGGTTCTGTGTCAGGCCTGTGGATTTGTAGAAGCTGTCTTTGAGGGACAGGTGAGCTaggccccctccccccatggttCAGTTGTCATGGCATGGAACAGCCATGAGTGGGTGTCAAGGACCCTGGGGACCTTGCCCCTGGACCCTAGCATAGCAGAGGAGACAAGGGAGGTCTAGGAAGAGAGGGGATCATCTACCACCCCACTCCAGGCTCTAATTGAAACAATAAATCAGACCCAGAAATACGGGAagggagtgagtgagagagagagagagagagagagagagagagagagagagagagagagagagatggggtgggtTGTCATGGCAACCCCAGAGCCAGCATCCCTatgattggtgggggagggaaccGTGAAGATTTTTTCCAGAAATGTCTAActgtgcccccacccccccagacaTTACCAGTCTCCACCGCCCCCGCCCCACCCCTCGCACCTCACCCACCAGCCTTGACCCTCCAACTCACAACTCACGTTTATGGTTGTTTTTCCGGTGGAAAGGCAGGGCGTGGCGCTCAGtgtgctcctccccctcctcctcagccaggtgggtgtgggtgtagtGGTAGCTAAGCCCTGGCCGGTTCTTATACCTCTTCCCACAGACTGGAGGGGAAGTGAGTGGGTGGTTGTCAGACTCCAGGGCCACCTCCTCCACCCCGGGTCTCCAGGATCACACCCCCCTGCTCTGCCAAGGGCCAAAAGGGAGAGTCCCTGGGTCCcacaccccctctctctttcccctcggCAGAACTCACTATCACAGACGTACGGCTTGTCTCGGTCCTCCAAGGATGCGTTGTCCTGGCGTTTCCGGAGACCTCCAATGCCATACGCCTGTAGGGAGGAGGGTTAGGAGTAAGGAAgccaggaaaccagggaaaggcTCATCATTCCTGGGGCTTTTGAGTTCTCCTTGTCGTCGCTGTCGTTGCTTTAGAGAGGGTCTCATGGTGTAGCCCTGCCTgacctggaaatcactctgtcgatcagactggccttaaacatgcagtgaccctcctgcctctgggttacGGGTATGTGCTACCGTGCCCTAGTGGGTTTCTTCATTTAGACTTGAGAattcaaactgaagaaaaaagttaaaattttcttAGTActggggggtgtggctcagtgacagagcaggtGTCATGGGAGTAGGAGACTCTGGGTGCCATCGCAGAGCCACACAGCAATAATGAAATCTCCCCATTAAAACCGGGCACATTTTCTAGCTGTGAGCCTTTGAACTTCTCGCAGTACACCTATTAGATAGttctttttggtgttgttttgagacagagtctctccacACAGTCCTTGCTGTCCGAGAACTCGCTATaaagatcaggttggccttgaactcacagaggtcctcttgcctcaggctctccagtgctggaattaaaggtgtgttctaaCACCTTTTTACTGCTCGtaatggagggtgtgtgtgtgtgtgtgtgtgtgtgtgtgtgtgtgtgtgttatgtgtgtgtgtatgtttgattgTGTGCATGTAGTaaatgtgtatttgcatatgtgtctgtatgtgtggtgtgtatgcatggtatatgtgtgtatatgttcatatgggcatgtgcacttgtgtgtgtggtgtgcatgtatatgtgtgtttatgtgtgtatgtggagtgtatatttgtccatgtgtttgtctgtgtgtatatccaCATGTGGTTGTGCATACGTGTTTGTACGTGTtcgtatgtatgcatacatgtttgtgtgtgtgtgtgtggtatgtttgtgtgtgtgtgtttgtgtgtgtgttgctgttgttgtctgGGTGGCTGGTTTggtttaggaattttttttttctttttgcacatGGTCTCTTTATGGAGTTCAGAATAGCCTGGGATTCGCTTCTCCCAAACTTggagcaattctcctgcctcagcctcccaggtattgggattacaagtgtgggcTGCCACACCCAGGTCTGCAAGACAGTTCTGATCCACAAGCTCCAATTTTGAAATTGTTATAATCCACTGAGTTTCCATTTCCTCACCCATAAGAATGGGTGCAAAACCCTCTACTCCTTCACATAGCtctggggaggaggtgggagggagaagcttctggaagataCCTTTCCTTTGGCCCTGTTCTTCCTCCTGGGAATGTCTTCCTCCAAGTCTTCTACCTCGAGATCATGCGGAAACTCCAGCAACTGCTGTTTCTGGGCCCAGTAGAAGGGAGATTGGGGGGTCAAGAAGGTGGGGGCACTGATGTGCTGCAGGTGGGGTGGGAGAGCAAGTCAGGGAGCCTTCTACAAGCAGAGGTGTTCTGGGAGAATGGGGCTGTAGGGTCCCCAAAGGCCCTGTGGAGCCGGGCATCTCAGAGCAGGAAGGCATAGTGGTGACAGCGCACCTGCAGCCAGGGAGGGGGCTCCTACCTGACAGTCCATAatggtctcctcctcc
Encoded proteins:
- the Dpf1 gene encoding zinc finger protein neuro-d4 isoform X10, coding for MGGLSARPTAGRTDPAGTCWGQDPGSKMATVIPSPLRCLGEDFYREAIEHCRSYNARLCAERSLRLPFLDSQTGVAQNNCYIWMEKTHRGPGLAPGQIYTYPARCWRKKRRLNILEDPRLRPCEYKIDCEAPLKKEGGLPEGPVLEALLCAETGEKKVELKEEETIMDCQAYGIGGLRKRQDNASLEDRDKPYVCDICGKRYKNRPGLSYHYTHTHLAEEEGEEHTERHALPFHRKNNHKPKKAPDGTVIPNGYCDFCLGGSKKTGCPEDLISCADCGRSGHPSCLQFTVNMTAAVRTYRWQCIECKSCSLCGTSENDGASWAGLTPQDQLLFCDDCDRGYHMYCLSPPMAEPPEGSWSCHLCLRHLKEKASAYITLT
- the Dpf1 gene encoding zinc finger protein neuro-d4 isoform X4, which produces MGGLSARPTAGRTDPAGTCWGQDPGSKMATVIPSPLSLGEDFYREAIEHCRSYNARLCAERSLRLPFLDSQTGVAQNNCYIWMEKTHRGPGLAPGQIYTYPARCWRKKRRLNILEDPRLRPCEYKIDCEAPLKKEGGLPEGPVLEALLCAETGEKKVELKEEETIMDCQKQQLLEFPHDLEVEDLEEDIPRRKNRAKGKAYGIGGLRKRQDNASLEDRDKPYVCDICGKRYKNRPGLSYHYTHTHLAEEEGEEHTERHALPFHRKNNHKQFYKELAWVPEAQRKHTAKKAPDGTVIPNGYCDFCLGGSKKTGCPEDLISCADCGRSGHPSCLQFTVNMTAAVRTYRWQCIECKSCSLCGTSENDDQLLFCDDCDRGYHMYCLSPPMAEPPEGSWSCHLCLRHLKEKASAYITLT
- the Dpf1 gene encoding zinc finger protein neuro-d4 isoform X2, which gives rise to MGGLSARPTAGRTDPAGTCWGQDPGSKMATVIPSPLSLGEDFYREAIEHCRSYNARLCAERSLRLPFLDSQTGVAQNNCYIWMEKTHRGPGLAPGQIYTYPARCWRKKRRLNILEDPRLRPCEYKIDCEAPLKKEGGLPEGPVLEALLCAETGEKKVELKEEETIMDCQKQQLLEFPHDLEVEDLEEDIPRRKNRAKGKAYGIGGLRKRQDNASLEDRDKPYVCDICGKRYKNRPGLSYHYTHTHLAEEEGEEHTERHALPFHRKNNHKQFYKELAWVPEAQRKHTAKKAPDGTVIPNGYCDFCLGGSKKTGCPEDLISCADCGRSGHPSCLQFTVNMTAAVRTYRWQCIECKSCSLCGTSENDGASWAGLTPQDQLLFCDDCDRGYHMYCLSPPMAEPPEGSWSCHLCLRHLKEKASAYITLT
- the Dpf1 gene encoding zinc finger protein neuro-d4 isoform X7 gives rise to the protein MATVIPSPLRCLGEDFYREAIEHCRSYNARLCAERSLRLPFLDSQTGVAQNNCYIWMEKTHRGPGLAPGQIYTYPARCWRKKRRLNILEDPRLRPCEYKIDCEAPLKKEGGLPEGPVLEALLCAETGEKKVELKEEETIMDCQKQQLLEFPHDLEVEDLEEDIPRRKNRAKGKAYGIGGLRKRQDNASLEDRDKPYVCDICGKRYKNRPGLSYHYTHTHLAEEEGEEHTERHALPFHRKNNHKPKKAPDGTVIPNGYCDFCLGGSKKTGCPEDLISCADCGRSGHPSCLQFTVNMTAAVRTYRWQCIECKSCSLCGTSENDDQLLFCDDCDRGYHMYCLSPPMAEPPEGSWSCHLCLRHLKEKASAYITLT
- the Dpf1 gene encoding zinc finger protein neuro-d4 isoform X12 encodes the protein MATAIQNPLKSLGEDFYREAIEHCRSYNARLCAERSLRLPFLDSQTGVAQNNCYIWMEKTHRGPGLAPGQIYTYPARCWRKKRRLNILEDPRLRPCEYKIDCEAPLKKEGGLPEGPVLEALLCAETGEKKVELKEEETIMDCQKQQLLEFPHDLEVEDLEEDIPRRKNRAKGKAYGIGGLRKRQDNASLEDRDKPYVCDICGKRYKNRPGLSYHYTHTHLAEEEGEEHTERHALPFHRKNNHKPKKAPDGTVIPNGYCDFCLGGSKKTGCPEDLISCADCGRSGHPSCLQFTVNMTAAVRTYRWQCIECKSCSLCGTSENDDQLLFCDDCDRGYHMYCLSPPMAEPPEGSWSCHLCLRHLKEKASAYITLT
- the Dpf1 gene encoding zinc finger protein neuro-d4 isoform X9, with protein sequence MATAIQNPLKSLGEDFYREAIEHCRSYNARLCAERSLRLPFLDSQTGVAQNNCYIWMEKTHRGPGLAPGQIYTYPARCWRKKRRLNILEDPRLRPCEYKIDCEAPLKKEGGLPEGPVLEALLCAETGEKKVELKEEETIMDCQKQQLLEFPHDLEVEDLEEDIPRRKNRAKGKAYGIGGLRKRQDNASLEDRDKPYVCDICGKRYKNRPGLSYHYTHTHLAEEEGEEHTERHALPFHRKNNHKQFYKELAWVPEAQRKHTAKKAPDGTVIPNGYCDFCLGGSKKTGCPEDLISCADCGRSGHPSCLQFTVNMTAAVRTYRWQCIECKSCSLCGTSENDDQLLFCDDCDRGYHMYCLSPPMAEPPEGSWSCHLCLRHLKEKASAYITLT
- the Dpf1 gene encoding zinc finger protein neuro-d4 isoform X6, which encodes MATAIQNPLKSLGEDFYREAIEHCRSYNARLCAERSLRLPFLDSQTGVAQNNCYIWMEKTHRGPGLAPGQIYTYPARCWRKKRRLNILEDPRLRPCEYKIDCEAPLKKEGGLPEGPVLEALLCAETGEKKVELKEEETIMDCQKQQLLEFPHDLEVEDLEEDIPRRKNRAKGKAYGIGGLRKRQDNASLEDRDKPYVCDICGKRYKNRPGLSYHYTHTHLAEEEGEEHTERHALPFHRKNNHKQFYKELAWVPEAQRKHTAKKAPDGTVIPNGYCDFCLGGSKKTGCPEDLISCADCGRSGHPSCLQFTVNMTAAVRTYRWQCIECKSCSLCGTSENDGASWAGLTPQDQLLFCDDCDRGYHMYCLSPPMAEPPEGSWSCHLCLRHLKEKASAYITLT
- the Dpf1 gene encoding zinc finger protein neuro-d4 isoform X3, whose translation is MATVIPSPLRCLGEDFYREAIEHCRSYNARLCAERSLRLPFLDSQTGVAQNNCYIWMEKTHRGPGLAPGQIYTYPARCWRKKRRLNILEDPRLRPCEYKIDCEAPLKKEGGLPEGPVLEALLCAETGEKKVELKEEETIMDCQKQQLLEFPHDLEVEDLEEDIPRRKNRAKGKAYGIGGLRKRQDNASLEDRDKPYVCDICGKRYKNRPGLSYHYTHTHLAEEEGEEHTERHALPFHRKNNHKQFYKELAWVPEAQRKHTAKKAPDGTVIPNGYCDFCLGGSKKTGCPEDLISCADCGRSGHPSCLQFTVNMTAAVRTYRWQCIECKSCSLCGTSENDDQLLFCDDCDRGYHMYCLSPPMAEPPEGSWSCHLCLRHLKEKASAYITLT
- the Dpf1 gene encoding zinc finger protein neuro-d4 isoform X11, with translation MEKTHRGPGLAPGQIYTYPARCWRKKRRLNILEDPRLRPCEYKIDCEAPLKKEGGLPEGPVLEALLCAETGEKKVELKEEETIMDCQKQQLLEFPHDLEVEDLEEDIPRRKNRAKGKAYGIGGLRKRQDNASLEDRDKPYVCDICGKRYKNRPGLSYHYTHTHLAEEEGEEHTERHALPFHRKNNHKQFYKELAWVPEAQRKHTAKKAPDGTVIPNGYCDFCLGGSKKTGCPEDLISCADCGRSGHPSCLQFTVNMTAAVRTYRWQCIECKSCSLCGTSENDGASWAGLTPQDQLLFCDDCDRGYHMYCLSPPMAEPPEGSWSCHLCLRHLKEKASAYITLT
- the Dpf1 gene encoding zinc finger protein neuro-d4 isoform X5: MGGLSARPTAGRTDPAGTCWGQDPGSKMATVIPSPLRCLGEDFYREAIEHCRSYNARLCAERSLRLPFLDSQTGVAQNNCYIWMEKTHRGPGLAPGQIYTYPARCWRKKRRLNILEDPRLRPCEYKIDCEAPLKKEGGLPEGPVLEALLCAETGEKKVELKEEETIMDCQKQQLLEFPHDLEVEDLEEDIPRRKNRAKGKAYGIGGLRKRQDNASLEDRDKPYVCDICGKRYKNRPGLSYHYTHTHLAEEEGEEHTERHALPFHRKNNHKPKKAPDGTVIPNGYCDFCLGGSKKTGCPEDLISCADCGRSGHPSCLQFTVNMTAAVRTYRWQCIECKSCSLCGTSENDGASWAGLTPQDQLLFCDDCDRGYHMYCLSPPMAEPPEGSWSCHLCLRHLKEKASAYITLT
- the Dpf1 gene encoding zinc finger protein neuro-d4 isoform X8 encodes the protein MGGLSARPTAGRTDPAGTCWGQDPGSKMATVIPSPLRCLGEDFYREAIEHCRSYNARLCAERSLRLPFLDSQTGVAQNNCYIWMEKTHRGPGLAPGQIYTYPARCWRKKRRLNILEDPRLRPCEYKIDCEAPLKKEGGLPEGPVLEALLCAETGEKKVELKEEETIMDCQAYGIGGLRKRQDNASLEDRDKPYVCDICGKRYKNRPGLSYHYTHTHLAEEEGEEHTERHALPFHRKNNHKQFYKELAWVPEAQRKHTAKKAPDGTVIPNGYCDFCLGGSKKTGCPEDLISCADCGRSGHPSCLQFTVNMTAAVRTYRWQCIECKSCSLCGTSENDGASWAGLTPQDQLLFCDDCDRGYHMYCLSPPMAEPPEGSWSCHLCLRHLKEKASAYITLT
- the Dpf1 gene encoding zinc finger protein neuro-d4 isoform X1, with the protein product MGGLSARPTAGRTDPAGTCWGQDPGSKMATVIPSPLRCLGEDFYREAIEHCRSYNARLCAERSLRLPFLDSQTGVAQNNCYIWMEKTHRGPGLAPGQIYTYPARCWRKKRRLNILEDPRLRPCEYKIDCEAPLKKEGGLPEGPVLEALLCAETGEKKVELKEEETIMDCQKQQLLEFPHDLEVEDLEEDIPRRKNRAKGKAYGIGGLRKRQDNASLEDRDKPYVCDICGKRYKNRPGLSYHYTHTHLAEEEGEEHTERHALPFHRKNNHKQFYKELAWVPEAQRKHTAKKAPDGTVIPNGYCDFCLGGSKKTGCPEDLISCADCGRSGHPSCLQFTVNMTAAVRTYRWQCIECKSCSLCGTSENDGASWAGLTPQDQLLFCDDCDRGYHMYCLSPPMAEPPEGSWSCHLCLRHLKEKASAYITLT